The genome window ACGCACGTTGCGTATTTCATCTATTCTAGAGTCGATTAATTGTAGGTTGTAAAGTTCTCTTAACTTATCTTCTACAGTAGCCTCGGTCTTTTTTGCCATCTTTTAAAAATAATTAACTGGGTTTGTTCGCGCTTGTGCACAAAGGACTGCAAAATTACTAAATTTTTCTTTAAGATATTCATGTAAAAGGTTTTTTGTAAACTGCTCGCTTTCATAATGTCCCACATCACATAATAGGAGGTCTTGGCCTTGAAAGAAATCATGATATTTAAGATCGGCTGTGATATAAGCATCAGCTCCAGATTGCAAGGCGTTTTTTATAGCAAATGCTCCTGATCCTCCTAGTAGAGCGACTTTCTTGATAGTTCGCTTTCGTGAAAACGAGCTTCTTACAACCCCTGTTTTAAATACCGACTTTGTTTTCCTTAAAAATTCTTCTGTTTCTAAGGCTTCTGCTAAATCGCCAATAACGCCCATTCCTATGTTTTGATAGCTGTTTTCTAGGGTGGAAATCTCAAAAGAAACCTCTTCATAAGGATGAAAATTTATCAAAGTAGCTTTTATTGCAGCTTCTAAATGAGGTAAAAATGTTATAGAAAGTGCTTTTTCTTTTACAGTACTTCTTTTTAATGCTTCCCCTAGCTGCGGTTTACTCCATTCATTCCCTCTAAAGGTGCCTTCACCATCGGTAGAAAAACTGCATTCTGAATAATTGCCTAGTGTGCCAGCCCCAGCTGCAAATAGTGCCTCCTTTACCTCCTCAAAGTGGTCCTGCGGTATATAGGTAACTAATTTCTTAATGAGTTGTGATTTAGGAATTAAAGTCTTGACATTGTTCAAGCCCATTTCTTGGGCCATTCTATAACTCACACCGCCTTTTGCAAGGTCTAGAGCGGTATGAGTAGCATAGATGGCGATATCGTTCTTAATTGCCTTAACTACAGCTTTGCGCACGTAGTCATCAGGCTGCAAGTGTTTCAAACCAGAAAAAATAATCGGATGGAAGCTTACGATAAGGTTGCAATTATTGTCAATCGCCTCATCAACAACATTTTCTAGACAGTCTAGAGTGACTAAGATCCCCGTTAAATCAGTGGTTTTTTCTCCAGTCAGTAATCCCGTATTATCAAAATCTTCTGCATAAAATCTTGGAGCAAGAACTTCTAGATGTGCAATAACATCTTTAATCTTCATAATAGTAATATTTATGTCTGTTGTAAAATTAACCTACTTTTGAGCTCATGCAAGAGTTAAGACTTTTATTATATCCTTTTTCTGTTCTTTATGACGGTATAACCTCTTTGCGTAATTATGCTTTTGACAGAGGAATTCTAGAGCAAAAGGAATATCAGATACCCATCATCGCTGTAGGTAACTTAAGTACTGGAGGTACAGGTAAGACTCCTATGATTGAGTATCTCATCAGACATTTTACTGGTAAAAAGATAGGTGTTTTGAGTCGGGGCTATGGTCGTAATACTTCTGGTTACATAGAGCTTTCTGAAAATGATTCAACAGAGCGAGCAGGTGATGAGCCTTTGCAGATCAAAAGAAAGTTTAAAAACTTAATTGTAAGTGCGGTTTGTGAAAAACGAGTTGATGGAATAGAAAGGCTTCTTAAAGAACATCAGTTAGATTTGATATTGCTCGATGACGCGTTCCAACACAGATATGTAAAAGCGAGTCATTATGTGTTATTGACAAGTTATGACATGTTGTACGTGGATGATTATCTGTTGCCGGCTGGTAATTTGAGAGAATCTCGCAAAGGAGCGCAGCGTGCACAAACCATTATTGTTACTAAATGTCCAGCTGATATTTCTGCTATTCAAAGGAATGAGGTTAAGCTAAAGCTGAAGTTGTTGCCGGGACAACAGGTGTATTTTTCCTACATAGGCTATGAAAAAGAACTTCAAGGAGTGGATCATAAAATCCTTCTTGATGGACTAAGAGGTAAAAAGGTAACGGTGGTCACAGGAATCGCAAAGCCAAAACCTTTTCTAAAGCATTTAAAAGGTTTTATTAAAATAGAACATCTCAATTATAGTGATCATCATGATTTCACCTTGCAAGAAGTGGAAACTATTAGGAATAAAAAACTAGTGATTACAACAGAAAAGGATTTCATGAGATTAAAAAAACATGAGCTTAGAAACCTTTATTACTTGCCTATTCAAACAGAATTTGTGGGTAAAGAACCGGTGTTATAGGACTTCATAATTAGTGAATACCTTCTGTATTTTTTCAAAGAATTCGTGCATTTTAAAGGGCTTAGGAATGATGTCATCAAACCCTATTTCGTAGAATTCTTTTTCAGATTCATTTAAAGTAACCGCAGTAAGAGCTATAATAGGAATTTCTCTATCAAAGGTTCTTATCTCTCTAGTCGCTTCTTTTCCGTCTTTAATGGGCATGTGAATATCCATTAAGATCAAATCATACTTTTTAGATTTTGCTGCTTGCACGGCCTCTTCTCCATTATTAGCTACCTCACAAGAAAAATTCTTTCCTTCAAGAATTTTTCTTGTAATCATTTGATTGATTTTATTATCCTCAACGATTAATATTTGTTTGTTTGATAACTCAGAAGGTGTGGCCTGTTTTTCATTTAGTACACCATCTTTTGCTGTTCCAGTATTTTGTATTTTATTTTTATTCATCTCATTGGAAGAGTTTGTAGTTTGAGCAACAGGAGTTTTTAAAACATCCTTAATCTTTGTGCCTGGAGTAGTTGGATGGAGGCGTTTATTATTAGAAATATGAGGGTATTGTCTTTCATCGTAAAATTTATTAGAATCTGGAAGTTCAAACCATATTTCAAAGGAAAATTTACTACCGCTGTCTACCTTGCTATAGAGCCTTATATCACCACCCATTAGGGTTACCAAGTTTTTCACAATGGCAAGTCCTAAACCTGTTCCACCGTATTCTCTAGTTGTACTGCTTCCCTCTTGCGTAAAGTTTTCAAAAATAGCGATCTGTTTTTCTTCAGAGATTCCTTTTCCATTATCTTCTATCTCAAAATTAATCAAACATTTACCTGATCTGGCATTTACTTTATGAACTCTTATATAAATATCGCCATCCTTAGTGAACTTGATGGCGTTGCCTATAAGGTTGATGAGAATCTGAGAGATTTTTACAGGATCTCCTTGTAGTCTAGAAGGAATACTATCATCGTATTCAATATGAAGATTGTTATTGCGGTCTGTAGCTTGCCCTTTCAGGGATAAGCTAATGTCATTTACTCTTTTATTAAGATCAAAAGGTATTGTTTCTAACTCCACTTTATTAGCTTCTAATTTGTTAAAATCTAAAATATTATCAATCAAGGATAGCAGGTATTCACCAGAAGATTGTAAAGTTTCTAGATGTTCTTTTTGATCATTTCTAGGATCTTTTTCTAATAATAAATGGGTCAAACCAGTCACGGCATACATAGGGGTTCTTAATTCATGGGTAATGGTTGAAAGGAAGTCTGCCTTGATTTTTGTAGCGTCTTTAGCTCTATCTCTTTCATCTATAAGCGCCAAATTTTTATTTTCTAATACATCATTACTTTTTGCTCTAAGTTTATTATTTTTAAATAATGATAAGGTAAGTAAAGAGAGTAGGGTTATAAAAATACAAAGTAAAATATAACTGGTGTCACGTCCTTTAAGTTTTTGAGTCTTTTCATTGTTAGAGTCCGTTAATGCTTTATTCGTTTTTTTCAACTCTGCAAGCTCAATGATCGAAGCAGTTTTTTGAACAGAAGCAGTTTCCATATTGTAAATAACGGTATACTTCTCTAAATAAGTTATACTATTTTCGAACTCCCCCTCGTTTTTTAATAATTCAGAGTTGAGGAGATAACTTTCTTTGAGTAAGGTATTAAATTCATATTTTTCAGAAAGCGCTATGCTTTGAGCGAGGTAATTCTTAGATACTATATATTCTCCTTTTATAAAAGTGATGCGAAAAAGTTCTAATTGTGCTTTTGCTGCAGAATGAAACTGTTTGTTGTCTAATAATTTAGGCAGTAATTCTTCTAAATTCTTTTTTGCTTGATTGTATTTTTTAACTTTAAAATCTAATGCTGCTTGTTTAAGCTGAAGGTTATAACTTAGCTCTATATCTCGGTTTTGAGCTAGTATGACTTGGGATTTTAAAATGGCATCTTGTGCCTCTACTAAGAGGTTGGAATTCATTAAAAAATCTGATTTTAAAAGTAACAGTCTAGCATAGTCTGTAGAAGTTTTATCAAAATGCGGGGCCAACTGGTCTATTGTATTTTTTGCATTTTCTAACTGGCCTGTTTGATTATAGTAAGACACTTTTACCATTTCAACCTCTGCATAAATAGTAGAGTCTTTAGCGATTTCGCTGGCACTAGCGATCAGTTCGTTAGCTTCTGAATAGTTTGCCTTTTGTAAAGCAACCTGAGCTTTTTCTAGTATGATATTAACGACCCTTTGTTGTGTAGGTTTTGACACATAGTTTTCTTGTCCATAGGTTATATATTGCATTCCTAGGAGCAGAGTAAAAAAAATAATTTTCTGTATAGATCTAATAAACAAATTCAAGTATATAAAATCAAATATAGATTTAGTTATTTTAAAAAGGCAAATAAACATCCATTATTTGTGTTTTATCGATGTTTTGATCACGCGAGTTAACTTTTGGTTAATGTTTTTGCGTACAGAGCCATATCTTTTAGTCGGTGAGAATACCCACTTTCATTATCGTACCAACCTATAATTTTAACCATTTTACCAATTACACTAGTCATTTCAGAATCATAAATACAGGAGTAAGGACTTCCTGATATGTCTATGGAAACCAGTGGGACTGTAGTATAAGAAAATGTGTTAGGATTTGCTTTCGCGAAAGCGTAAAAAGCATCATTAATTTCCTGAACGCTTACAT of Nonlabens sp. Ci31 contains these proteins:
- a CDS encoding Nif3-like dinuclear metal center hexameric protein; the encoded protein is MKIKDVIAHLEVLAPRFYAEDFDNTGLLTGEKTTDLTGILVTLDCLENVVDEAIDNNCNLIVSFHPIIFSGLKHLQPDDYVRKAVVKAIKNDIAIYATHTALDLAKGGVSYRMAQEMGLNNVKTLIPKSQLIKKLVTYIPQDHFEEVKEALFAAGAGTLGNYSECSFSTDGEGTFRGNEWSKPQLGEALKRSTVKEKALSITFLPHLEAAIKATLINFHPYEEVSFEISTLENSYQNIGMGVIGDLAEALETEEFLRKTKSVFKTGVVRSSFSRKRTIKKVALLGGSGAFAIKNALQSGADAYITADLKYHDFFQGQDLLLCDVGHYESEQFTKNLLHEYLKEKFSNFAVLCAQARTNPVNYF
- the lpxK gene encoding tetraacyldisaccharide 4'-kinase; this encodes MQELRLLLYPFSVLYDGITSLRNYAFDRGILEQKEYQIPIIAVGNLSTGGTGKTPMIEYLIRHFTGKKIGVLSRGYGRNTSGYIELSENDSTERAGDEPLQIKRKFKNLIVSAVCEKRVDGIERLLKEHQLDLILLDDAFQHRYVKASHYVLLTSYDMLYVDDYLLPAGNLRESRKGAQRAQTIIVTKCPADISAIQRNEVKLKLKLLPGQQVYFSYIGYEKELQGVDHKILLDGLRGKKVTVVTGIAKPKPFLKHLKGFIKIEHLNYSDHHDFTLQEVETIRNKKLVITTEKDFMRLKKHELRNLYYLPIQTEFVGKEPVL
- a CDS encoding ATP-binding protein; amino-acid sequence: MQYITYGQENYVSKPTQQRVVNIILEKAQVALQKANYSEANELIASASEIAKDSTIYAEVEMVKVSYYNQTGQLENAKNTIDQLAPHFDKTSTDYARLLLLKSDFLMNSNLLVEAQDAILKSQVILAQNRDIELSYNLQLKQAALDFKVKKYNQAKKNLEELLPKLLDNKQFHSAAKAQLELFRITFIKGEYIVSKNYLAQSIALSEKYEFNTLLKESYLLNSELLKNEGEFENSITYLEKYTVIYNMETASVQKTASIIELAELKKTNKALTDSNNEKTQKLKGRDTSYILLCIFITLLSLLTLSLFKNNKLRAKSNDVLENKNLALIDERDRAKDATKIKADFLSTITHELRTPMYAVTGLTHLLLEKDPRNDQKEHLETLQSSGEYLLSLIDNILDFNKLEANKVELETIPFDLNKRVNDISLSLKGQATDRNNNLHIEYDDSIPSRLQGDPVKISQILINLIGNAIKFTKDGDIYIRVHKVNARSGKCLINFEIEDNGKGISEEKQIAIFENFTQEGSSTTREYGGTGLGLAIVKNLVTLMGGDIRLYSKVDSGSKFSFEIWFELPDSNKFYDERQYPHISNNKRLHPTTPGTKIKDVLKTPVAQTTNSSNEMNKNKIQNTGTAKDGVLNEKQATPSELSNKQILIVEDNKINQMITRKILEGKNFSCEVANNGEEAVQAAKSKKYDLILMDIHMPIKDGKEATREIRTFDREIPIIALTAVTLNESEKEFYEIGFDDIIPKPFKMHEFFEKIQKVFTNYEVL